From the genome of Rhododendron vialii isolate Sample 1 chromosome 10a, ASM3025357v1:
ACAAGTACGTTGCTGAAAATGTAGTAGAGGTATTATGTAGGTATGAGCAAGCTATAGCTCAGGGTTAGTACTCTGGTGAAAATTCAGAAATTTCCCGACATAAATAATTATGGTATTCAGATTTGCACAATAAGAACAAGTTGGATCCGCCTAGTGTTTGCATCACAACTTGACCTGTGCCACTTTTAACAAAGATAGAATCTTCGTTACCCCCATGTAAGAGATGGTACCCATTCGTTATGCACAAGGGATTTCTCTAACATGGATGCAAAATAAATCTTCAGCCATGCATAAGACATTTGGAAGCAGTAGAACCTAAAGCCATTGCTCCACTTTTCCTGTTCACATcaattattctctctctctctcatgctcaTATGGTATCATTAAATTTGATTACAAAATCTCTGCATGGTAAACACTGGACATAGATGGGCACAGCAATCGATTAGAGTTTGTCCCATATCGGTTATTTATGACCTATGAATCTAATAAATGGGCGTGGATGACCTCTCCACTcataccaattggttttgagacgGATTCTTCAACAGTAATACAGTAAGATCTGTAGAATCTAAACAAAAGATTTTGCCACAGACGGTACAACGCTGCGCTACCTAATTCAGTAAGTGCCAATACTAACCCAATTAGCCAGGATAAAACTTACAGTGCATTGTATCAAGTTAAAAGGTACACATACAAAAGCAGGACATTTAGATGATAGTTTTCCTTCAAAAGAGTCACCAGACTCACCACAGTCAGGACATTTAGATGATAATTGCTTTGATGTACATTAATTGGAAACATAAATTGACATTCTAACATCCCCCTGAAGCAATGCCACACAAGTAGCCCTTCAGAGTCACTAATGAGTGGTTTCTTAAATTTGAAAGTTCAAATATTCAACATACAATTCCTCTCTATAATAGTGACACTTGTTCAGCCTATATGATAGACTAGCACcaacactccaaaagggcgccatgtccacgtattggacacgagGACACAGCGGGGACACGCCCaaatacgtattggacacgccacatggcgtgtccaataatttttattattttttgataggggacacgccggggacacggctggggtcaaaatgtaatatatatttttaattttgaggggttaatatgaaattattcaaaaatatttgggttaaactgtaattatgcCTTTATTTGGACCATGGTAATCTTATACATTCATCAAcattgaaagaaaagaaaaaatatatgtatatatgtatttatatatttatttatttatacacgtggcatgtccccgctgtgtccgtatccccatttttttagaattgccgtgtcccgtgtccgcgtccgtatctgtgtccgtgtccgtgtccgtgtccgtgtccgtgtccgtgtccatgCTACATAGGATAGACAGGAATACCCCTATATATCAAAGAACTGataaaatccaaaccaaaaaataaaaattcaatgaGAATGATGGGTGCCACCCCTCCTTACATCAACATGGTGGTTTTCAAATCTTTTATTACTTCAATTCAGTAATAGTAAAGGAAACATAAGAATTGAAAGGCATGTCAGATGTGATTGAGACCAACTAAGGGGAGAAAAATAAAGATCAATCAATTCAGCAAAATAAGGACTAAactaaagaaattaaaaaataaaagcaactcACCTCAGACTGAGATGCCTCTGAACCCCATTGAGGAAGCCCAGTAGTATCATTGGCATGGGTTCTAGGACTGGCATGGCTTTTTCTGCTAGTTTCGTTGACATTAGTCATCCTCCCACCTTTACTTTTCTCAACAGCAACTTTAATTGCAGCTTCCCTTAGAGCCCCCATTGCCACGTCGTAAATTTCAACAGTATTCACACCTTCATCTACAAACTTAAGGGCCTCATGGCGAAGATTATTGTATCTGGCCGTTTGAGATTCTTTAGAACTACTCATCGAATCATTCGGATGTTCCTCCAACATCACACCACTCTTAGCATTTCTCGTCCACCGTTTCAAAATATATCGCGATGGCAGAGTAAGAACGTTTGTCACCCTAAAGACTGACAGTACATGTCTGCATAGAAGTCCAGAGAACTCGAACATCTGACAACTACAAGTTACTTTCATCTGTGAAGAATCTAATTTGACAAAGTAAGCCTTGTGATTCTCCTCAAATTTAGCAACTCGGTAAGTGGTGAGTGCCTCCTCATCCTCAACTTTGGTTGCCAAGAAAGTAAGTGTCTCAACTAACTCCTCCTGAAACTTCATGAACAATTTCCTTGTGTAACCCGTAGCTGCTTGTTTCTCCATTGGAGATGGGGTTTTCAACATTGGTGCACTGTTCAATGTATCATAATCTGCCTTAACTTCTTTCTCATAGCGACTCTCCAAGGCCTTCTCGTATTGCTTAACAAACAGTTGAAGAGTTGTTGACGCATTGACATACCCATCAAAGTACGAATTCATACTGTCACTTCGTTGTGTTATTGACATTTCTGCAAAGAATGTGTCCCTCAAGTACACAGGGACCCATTGTAGGCGATCAGTATAAATAGTTTGAAGCCACTCATGTTCCCGAAGATCGTATCTATCAATAAGGGACAGCCAACAAGATTCAAACTCTTCTGTGGATTCAGACAGGTTCACACATTTATGAAGCTCagcttcaaaattcaaatgttCAGAAAGCACACGGGACAACTTCTCTTGGCTTTCTTTGAAGATGTGCCATTTGCAAAAACGGTGACGGGTCCCGGGAAAAATCTCTGTAACGGCCAACCGAATCACCCGATCATGATCAGTGGTGATTGAGACCGGAGGCCGGTTGCTCATCGCCTCAAGCCATGTTCTAAATAGCCAGACAAATGATGCCTCAGATTCATTTATCAAAAGGGCACAGCCAAACAATACAGGCTGTCCGTGATGGTTTACTCCAGTGAACGGTGCAAAAGGCAACCGATAGCGATTAGACCTGTAAGTGGTATCAAACGTAACCGTATCGCCAAAATAGGTATAATTAGCCCTTGCTTTAGCATCAGCCCAAAAGATATTACTCATGAACCGTTCCTCGTCTCCCTGCACGGCATAAAAGAATGCAGGATTCTCAGACTGCTTCTGCCTCAAGTAGTCTAACAAGATCTGAGTGTCCCCACCAAGAGTCCTCTGCCTACTACTCTTCATATAATTCCTACAGTCGCGTTCGGTGAACCCAATATTGGTAATTCCCCCGTATTCCTTAATCAGGGCAGACATGATGCCACTAGGGCCAATGCCAGCCCCCTGCAAGGTATCAATCAAGGACTTTGCCGAGCCAGACACATGGCGGTGTGACCGGAGGCAATGAACCTTATCAGGCGGGACTAGCTCATGGTTGTGCTCTTTGACAAATCCGGAGACAACCCACCTACCGGAATCCTGAATCTTAATTACCAATGTGGCCTTACAGCCAACCCTAGTCTCGGCACGGGGGCGTTTAATCCTAGGACCATCATCACGCCCACTTTTCTCCTTCTCGACACGAAACCCCTCTTTGGCACACACAAACGATCGCTGAATAATGGCACCGTCCCGTCTAGACCTACGCGACATGCTGACGCGGGTACCAAAACCAACCCGCCTGGCATACGAGTTGTAGAAGGCCTTGGCAGCCTCCTCTGACTCGAATTCCATACCCTCATAGGGTTCAAGGTTAGTGTCCCCTTCAGGAAGATAAAGCTCTCCAACGGCCCTACCGCCCCCACTGCCATACGAATTTTCAATAAGGAGGCCATCCTCATCGTCAAGTTGGTGGTCAATGTCAACAGTATCATCACCCAGCCCCATCATGTCGAATTCTATAACATCATTCCCCA
Proteins encoded in this window:
- the LOC131304244 gene encoding protein FAR1-RELATED SEQUENCE 5-like, which encodes MEFEPLGMGNDVIEFDMMGLGDDTVDIDHQLDDEDGLLIENSYGSGGGRAVGELYLPEGDTNLEPYEGMEFESEEAAKAFYNSYARRVGFGTRVSMSRRSRRDGAIIQRSFVCAKEGFRVEKEKSGRDDGPRIKRPRAETRVGCKATLVIKIQDSGRWVVSGFVKEHNHELVPPDKVHCLRSHRHVSGSAKSLIDTLQGAGIGPSGIMSALIKEYGGITNIGFTERDCRNYMKSSRQRTLGGDTQILLDYLRQKQSENPAFFYAVQGDEERFMSNIFWADAKARANYTYFGDTVTFDTTYRSNRYRLPFAPFTGVNHHGQPVLFGCALLINESEASFVWLFRTWLEAMSNRPPVSITTDHDRVIRLAVTEIFPGTRHRFCKWHIFKESQEKLSRVLSEHLNFEAELHKCVNLSESTEEFESCWLSLIDRYDLREHEWLQTIYTDRLQWVPVYLRDTFFAEMSITQRSDSMNSYFDGYVNASTTLQLFVKQYEKALESRYEKEVKADYDTLNSAPMLKTPSPMEKQAATGYTRKLFMKFQEELVETLTFLATKVEDEEALTTYRVAKFEENHKAYFVKLDSSQMKVTCSCQMFEFSGLLCRHVLSVFRVTNVLTLPSRYILKRWTRNAKSGVMLEEHPNDSMSSSKESQTARYNNLRHEALKFVDEGVNTVEIYDVAMGALREAAIKVAVEKSKGGRMTNVNETSRKSHASPRTHANDTTGLPQWGSEASQSEDEQERKIQKLTRQLEHAQRKCEVYRANLLAVLKDIEHQKLQLTVKVQSIKLGMKD